One stretch of Rhizobium rhizoryzae DNA includes these proteins:
- a CDS encoding DUF1223 domain-containing protein, with protein MRNTQVHHRHTVTSAFWLTVSLLVAGTALAGDISSPKGVVELFTSQGCSSCPPADAALKQIVDQGDVVALSYHVDYWNYLGWTDTLSSKENTERQYGYAHSMGRSGVYTPQAIINGRAHVKGTDVAAINGKISQLHGEGQGLTVPITARMNGEEMEISIPAGEGRADVVVAYFTKKEAVTVERGENSGRQMEYWHNVYDVQTVGMWEGKDLKITLPAKAMGRSKKDGCAILLQASGPKGEPAAIMGAAVLMAGRKRPQ; from the coding sequence ATGCGCAACACACAAGTCCATCATCGGCATACAGTGACATCCGCCTTCTGGCTCACCGTCAGCCTTCTGGTTGCAGGTACCGCATTGGCGGGCGACATCTCGTCTCCGAAAGGCGTGGTGGAACTTTTTACGTCGCAAGGGTGCTCCTCCTGTCCGCCCGCCGATGCCGCCCTGAAGCAGATCGTCGATCAGGGAGATGTGGTGGCGCTGTCTTACCACGTCGATTACTGGAACTATCTTGGCTGGACCGATACGCTGAGCTCCAAGGAAAATACGGAGCGCCAGTATGGCTATGCGCACAGCATGGGCCGCAGCGGGGTCTATACGCCACAGGCCATCATCAATGGTCGGGCGCATGTCAAAGGCACCGATGTCGCAGCAATCAATGGGAAGATCAGCCAGTTGCACGGCGAGGGCCAAGGCCTGACCGTTCCGATCACGGCCCGAATGAATGGCGAGGAAATGGAAATCTCCATCCCGGCCGGCGAGGGTCGAGCAGACGTGGTTGTCGCCTACTTCACCAAGAAGGAGGCAGTCACCGTCGAACGTGGCGAGAACAGCGGGCGCCAGATGGAATACTGGCATAATGTCTATGATGTTCAGACAGTGGGCATGTGGGAAGGCAAGGATCTGAAGATCACCCTGCCTGCCAAGGCCATGGGTCGCTCCAAGAAGGATGGATGCGCGATCCTTCTCCAGGCATCGGGGCCGAAGGGCGAACCTGCTGCGATCATGGGTGCCGCCGTCTTGATGGCAGGACGAAAGCGTCCCCAATAG